In Alkalihalobacillus sp. FSL W8-0930, a single window of DNA contains:
- a CDS encoding LysM peptidoglycan-binding domain-containing protein: MAKSKYEIWLSQGKEKLRLPVLPEAIKLTSNMQSDSVEVDKLGELTFIKEQGSKQISLDSFFPLRHSPICEYKGFPSPENCIQTLEKWRNKNEPIRLIVTGTKINFNCSLEAFDWSEGESAVGDRDYSISLKEYKVATPRKIKVKAAPKKPAAAKRPAKKPDKTYKVKKGDTLWAIAGRQYGKNTDWRKIWNANKAMMIKRDKRNNRQPGHWIYPNQTLRIPQ; the protein is encoded by the coding sequence ATGGCTAAATCGAAGTATGAAATTTGGCTTTCGCAAGGGAAGGAAAAGCTTAGGCTCCCTGTTCTTCCGGAAGCCATTAAATTAACAAGCAACATGCAGTCTGATTCAGTAGAGGTAGACAAGCTCGGCGAATTAACATTTATTAAAGAACAAGGATCCAAGCAAATTAGCTTGGATTCTTTTTTTCCATTGCGACATTCACCTATATGTGAATACAAGGGATTCCCATCACCTGAAAACTGCATTCAGACACTTGAAAAGTGGAGGAATAAAAACGAACCAATCCGTCTTATCGTTACTGGTACCAAGATCAATTTTAATTGTAGTCTTGAGGCATTTGATTGGTCAGAGGGTGAGAGTGCAGTAGGCGATCGAGATTACTCAATTTCTCTTAAAGAATATAAGGTCGCTACTCCACGAAAGATTAAAGTCAAAGCAGCACCGAAAAAACCAGCTGCAGCAAAACGGCCTGCTAAGAAGCCTGATAAAACGTATAAAGTAAAAAAAGGTGACACTCTTTGGGCGATTGCAGGGAGGCAGTACGGTAAAAATACTGATTGGCGAAAGATCTGGAATGCAAACAAGGCAATGATGATCAAACGTGATAAGCGTAACAACCGGCAACCTGGCCATTGGATATACCCGAATCAAACTTTACGAATTCCCCAGTAA